The following are encoded together in the Leptospira langatensis genome:
- the trpA gene encoding tryptophan synthase subunit alpha, translated as MSAIRSVFSEKKSAFIPYISLGDPTYEACVGWADALIRGGADILELGIPFSDPVADGPVIQKAFKRALANPFSMEIVLETTAKIHALHPHVPLVYLTYFNPIFSYGFEKFAAEAKISGIEGMIIPDLPYDTPETENLFFSLQKRGIDLIHLVTPATAPSRMKGIRDFASGFIYYVTSYGVTGERAALSSGLEERIRMTQSLFSLPVSAGFGISNPEQAKEISEYADGIIIGSAVQRIIEENSYNPDLCRKKLEEYALSISKSLRGHR; from the coding sequence TTGAGCGCAATACGCAGCGTTTTTTCCGAAAAGAAAAGTGCTTTTATCCCCTATATTTCGTTAGGTGATCCTACCTATGAAGCCTGCGTCGGCTGGGCAGATGCTTTGATCCGAGGTGGCGCTGATATACTCGAGCTTGGGATCCCATTCTCCGATCCGGTGGCGGACGGTCCCGTGATCCAAAAGGCATTTAAGAGGGCTCTGGCAAATCCGTTCTCTATGGAGATCGTTTTAGAAACGACTGCTAAGATACATGCCCTTCATCCGCATGTGCCCCTAGTGTATCTAACGTATTTCAATCCGATCTTTTCCTACGGTTTTGAGAAATTTGCAGCGGAAGCTAAGATCTCTGGAATAGAAGGTATGATCATTCCCGACCTTCCTTACGATACCCCGGAGACGGAAAATCTGTTTTTTTCTCTGCAAAAGAGAGGGATCGACCTAATCCACTTGGTGACTCCTGCGACGGCTCCCTCTAGGATGAAGGGAATCCGAGACTTCGCTTCCGGTTTTATCTATTATGTGACTTCTTACGGAGTAACAGGAGAGAGAGCTGCTCTTTCTAGCGGTTTGGAAGAAAGGATCCGGATGACCCAATCTCTCTTCTCCTTGCCTGTAAGCGCCGGCTTTGGGATCTCCAATCCGGAACAGGCAAAGGAAATTTCTGAATACGCAGATGGGATCATCATCGGTTCCGCCGTGCAGAGGATCATCGAAGAGAACAGTTATAATCCTGATCTTTGTCGAAAAAAATTGGAAGAATACGCTCTTTCGATCTCCAAATCTTTGCGAGGACATCGCTAA
- a CDS encoding adenylate/guanylate cyclase domain-containing protein, whose product MSESKTAQKFTLVDIIFGVTTILGILGHFFYAFFSGADYSFEILLIGALLLFASAYFFYKTATKFAKNAQLVGSLWLAFVVAFVWFDLYVAFTPVSELEENSISWRFNVLRNQSDARVEKESDKGDLEQIQLKPPAKARRDINIIGITTKTLDQLGGVWPLPWKYYAKIIDKFASSTNHLMFDVFFLDYKPGQTEEMAKALSNNPRVMFDYPMETSLESKSTILNLDKRTEILRKYRLENVKDEGTGYSWLKFPQAPIEPIGEKSSGLGFANIKKDETGLNRKMPIVAKLIGSGADREDEYYPSIDLVIACNYYGVDIKKDVEVIMGKYVKIKNIPEKKISYIDRKSLKMVTEDIMARPNSTREVTIPIDEYGQMEINFPGGLYSYNTTEFFEVSEGWDNDTATQVNNNIFLVAMFYATGRGAAKDTHLSPFGDMSGIEHHAHAINTILNQDFLWDMPLGGNFLIFLTMALIVGLILPRMKTSWGFLFVIVLALLYSVVTMFGFSELNEVHVFPSVIIEQFFIFVGIIVYKILTEEENVKYIRTTFSKFVSKDVVDELLKNPENLNLGGSKKDITIFFSDIRGFTTMSEKMGPEELVQFLNQYLSEMTEIIIEFKGTIDKYMGDAIMAFWGAPVPLEDHAYYACAASLAQMRRLAVLKEEWRSMDLPVMDIGIGLNSGPAVVGNMGSSHRMDYTCMGDTINLGSRLEGSNKEYATNIIISEYTYEKVKDRVIARELDLVKVKGKTKPVRIYELIDLVNEEDLKHLRRPLQATEQS is encoded by the coding sequence ATGAGCGAATCCAAAACAGCCCAGAAATTCACCTTGGTGGATATTATTTTTGGGGTTACCACAATCCTAGGAATTCTGGGACATTTTTTCTATGCCTTCTTTTCGGGTGCGGATTATTCTTTTGAGATCCTTCTTATAGGCGCACTCTTACTTTTTGCTTCCGCTTACTTTTTCTATAAAACGGCTACCAAGTTTGCTAAGAACGCTCAGCTTGTCGGAAGTCTTTGGCTGGCATTCGTGGTCGCATTCGTTTGGTTCGACTTATATGTTGCCTTCACTCCGGTTTCCGAGTTGGAAGAAAATTCCATTTCTTGGAGATTCAACGTGCTTCGTAACCAGAGCGACGCTCGGGTAGAAAAGGAATCCGACAAGGGAGACCTGGAGCAGATCCAGCTCAAGCCTCCTGCTAAAGCAAGAAGGGACATCAATATCATCGGGATCACTACCAAGACCCTGGACCAACTCGGCGGAGTTTGGCCTCTTCCTTGGAAATATTATGCAAAGATCATAGATAAATTCGCTTCTTCTACCAACCATCTCATGTTCGACGTGTTCTTCCTGGACTATAAGCCGGGACAAACCGAGGAGATGGCAAAGGCTCTCTCCAATAATCCTAGGGTAATGTTCGACTATCCTATGGAGACGAGCTTGGAATCCAAGAGCACCATCTTGAATCTGGACAAGAGAACGGAGATCCTCCGCAAATATAGATTGGAGAACGTCAAGGACGAAGGAACCGGCTATTCTTGGCTCAAATTCCCTCAGGCTCCTATCGAACCGATCGGAGAAAAATCTTCCGGTTTAGGTTTTGCGAATATTAAAAAAGATGAAACCGGTCTGAATCGCAAGATGCCGATCGTAGCTAAACTGATCGGATCCGGCGCGGATAGAGAAGATGAATATTATCCTTCTATCGACCTAGTTATCGCATGTAACTACTACGGCGTAGATATCAAGAAAGACGTAGAAGTCATCATGGGGAAATACGTTAAGATCAAGAATATCCCCGAAAAAAAGATCAGCTATATAGATCGTAAGTCCCTGAAAATGGTGACTGAGGATATCATGGCTAGACCGAACTCCACTCGAGAGGTAACTATCCCGATCGATGAGTACGGACAAATGGAGATCAACTTCCCAGGTGGTTTGTATTCTTACAACACTACCGAGTTCTTCGAGGTATCGGAAGGCTGGGACAACGATACGGCGACCCAGGTGAACAATAATATCTTTTTGGTCGCCATGTTCTACGCAACAGGACGAGGTGCAGCAAAGGATACTCACTTGTCTCCTTTTGGAGATATGTCCGGGATCGAACACCACGCTCATGCGATCAATACCATCCTAAATCAGGATTTCCTTTGGGACATGCCTTTAGGTGGGAACTTCCTGATCTTCCTAACTATGGCGTTGATTGTTGGACTTATCCTGCCGAGAATGAAAACCTCTTGGGGATTCTTGTTCGTGATCGTTCTTGCTCTTCTCTATAGCGTAGTGACGATGTTCGGATTTTCCGAATTGAACGAGGTGCATGTATTCCCATCCGTGATCATAGAGCAGTTCTTTATTTTCGTAGGGATCATAGTCTACAAGATCCTAACAGAAGAAGAGAACGTAAAATATATCCGCACTACATTCTCCAAATTCGTTTCTAAGGATGTTGTGGACGAGCTTCTCAAGAATCCGGAAAACCTGAACTTGGGTGGTTCTAAAAAAGATATCACCATCTTCTTCTCGGATATTCGCGGATTTACTACCATGTCCGAAAAAATGGGTCCGGAAGAACTCGTTCAATTCCTGAATCAGTACCTCTCGGAAATGACTGAGATAATCATCGAGTTTAAGGGAACGATTGATAAATACATGGGCGATGCGATCATGGCCTTTTGGGGGGCTCCGGTTCCCCTAGAGGACCACGCTTATTATGCTTGTGCTGCGTCCCTTGCTCAGATGAGAAGGCTTGCGGTCTTGAAAGAAGAGTGGAGGAGCATGGATCTTCCTGTGATGGATATCGGGATCGGATTGAATTCCGGTCCGGCTGTCGTCGGAAACATGGGGAGTTCTCACCGGATGGACTATACTTGTATGGGAGATACCATTAACTTGGGATCTCGTCTGGAAGGATCCAACAAGGAATATGCCACGAATATTATTATTTCGGAATATACATACGAAAAGGTCAAAGATCGCGTAATTGCCAGAGAATTGGATCTAGTAAAGGTGAAGGGTAAAACCAAGCCGGTTCGGATCTATGAACTGATCGACTTAGTAAACGAAGAAGATTTGAAACATCTAAGGAGACCGTTGCAGGCAACAGAGCAATCCTAA
- the dxs gene encoding 1-deoxy-D-xylulose-5-phosphate synthase has product MQQEDSLLKEIRLPADLRKLPLEELPKLCSEIRNYIIDTLSGIGGHFASNLGVVELTVALHYVFETPTDRLIWDVGHQTYPHKILTGRKEKLSTVRKFKGLSGFPKREESIYDLYNTGHAGTSISQALGEAVARDLTGKNYNVVAIIGDASIATGMALEAMNHAGHLKKNLLVILNDNFMSISKNVGSISNYLNNIISSHFYLNWKRIFYTFLKWFPIVGPAMESFFKRVEKGFKDVFTPGGLFEDLGFSYIGPEDGHDVIRLVKMLRNIKTMKGPVLFHTITQKGKGYTPAEKDPIKYHGVTPFRKEDGAMDSGDSSKISYSKIVGKVLSDLTEKNSRIAAITPAMIEGSGLGEYVSKFPNHVYDVGIAEQHSVAFAGAMTNGNVIPYMCIYSTFLTRGMDQLVEDVSLMNLPVRFVIDRAGCVGPDGETHQGLFDLSYLLSLPNMDVFVPSSGQDLVDSLRYMEHYDKSPIAIRFPKASVELSGLDFHSDKDLKPGTFRVLQRGTDIALLSIGSMLEEAKKATSFLEEQGYSVTLIDLVWLRPLGKEALDEELSLVSHFAVLDESYIDGGASGYLLNRISPEYLNRFIKTFAFPPETIHHGERKEIFAEYGLDARSIAKSVSEIIKKEVLHGKRN; this is encoded by the coding sequence ATGCAACAGGAAGATTCGTTATTGAAAGAGATCCGCTTACCGGCGGATCTCAGAAAATTGCCTCTCGAGGAACTGCCTAAACTCTGTTCCGAGATCCGAAATTATATCATCGATACTCTCTCCGGGATCGGGGGTCATTTCGCGAGCAACCTCGGGGTGGTGGAATTAACCGTAGCCTTGCATTATGTGTTCGAGACTCCCACGGATCGACTGATCTGGGATGTAGGACACCAAACCTATCCTCATAAGATCCTTACAGGAAGAAAAGAAAAGCTTTCCACAGTCAGAAAGTTCAAAGGACTTTCCGGCTTTCCAAAACGAGAAGAATCCATCTACGATCTCTATAATACAGGGCATGCAGGAACCTCTATTTCTCAGGCTCTGGGAGAAGCGGTAGCTAGGGATCTTACCGGCAAGAATTACAATGTGGTCGCTATCATCGGGGACGCGTCTATAGCCACTGGAATGGCCTTGGAGGCGATGAACCATGCCGGCCATCTGAAAAAGAACCTTCTCGTTATCTTAAACGATAATTTCATGTCTATCTCCAAGAACGTGGGATCGATCTCGAATTATCTGAATAATATCATCAGCTCCCATTTCTATCTCAACTGGAAAAGGATATTTTATACTTTCCTAAAATGGTTCCCTATTGTCGGTCCTGCCATGGAGAGTTTTTTCAAGAGAGTGGAGAAGGGTTTCAAGGATGTCTTCACACCCGGAGGACTTTTCGAGGATCTAGGTTTCAGTTATATCGGGCCGGAAGACGGTCATGATGTGATCCGCCTTGTCAAGATGCTCCGAAACATCAAGACCATGAAGGGACCTGTATTATTCCATACGATCACCCAGAAAGGAAAAGGTTATACTCCTGCGGAGAAGGACCCGATCAAGTATCACGGGGTCACCCCTTTTAGGAAAGAGGATGGGGCTATGGATTCGGGGGATTCTTCTAAAATCTCTTATTCCAAGATCGTGGGCAAGGTCTTAAGCGACTTGACCGAAAAGAATTCACGGATCGCAGCGATCACTCCCGCAATGATAGAAGGTTCCGGCCTGGGGGAATACGTCTCCAAATTCCCAAATCATGTGTATGACGTAGGGATCGCGGAACAGCATTCCGTAGCGTTCGCCGGAGCCATGACAAACGGGAATGTGATCCCATACATGTGCATTTATTCCACGTTCTTGACCAGAGGAATGGACCAATTGGTGGAAGATGTTTCTCTCATGAACCTTCCCGTTCGTTTTGTGATCGATCGTGCCGGATGCGTGGGACCGGACGGAGAGACTCACCAAGGACTTTTCGATCTTAGTTATCTTCTTTCTCTTCCGAATATGGATGTTTTTGTTCCTTCTTCCGGGCAGGATCTGGTGGATTCTCTCCGTTACATGGAACATTATGATAAATCCCCGATCGCAATCCGTTTCCCCAAGGCTTCCGTGGAGCTTTCGGGTCTGGATTTCCATTCGGACAAGGACCTGAAGCCTGGGACATTCCGAGTACTGCAGAGAGGAACGGATATCGCTCTTCTCTCCATTGGTTCCATGTTAGAGGAAGCGAAGAAGGCTACTTCTTTCTTAGAAGAACAAGGATATTCGGTCACATTGATCGACCTAGTCTGGCTTCGTCCTCTTGGAAAAGAGGCCTTGGACGAGGAACTTTCTTTGGTCAGCCATTTTGCGGTCCTGGACGAAAGTTATATCGACGGGGGAGCCTCCGGATATCTACTGAATCGGATCTCTCCTGAATATCTGAATCGTTTTATCAAGACCTTTGCATTCCCTCCGGAGACAATACATCATGGAGAGAGAAAGGAGATCTTTGCCGAATACGGATTGGATGCGAGAAGTATCGCTAAATCCGTTTCGGAAATTATAAAGAAGGAAGTCCTACACGGAAAACGGAATTAA
- a CDS encoding tetratricopeptide repeat protein → MENLTPEDKLEAAKFFYRTGDLDRSEFLLKSSLEDSESHETYFFLGLIENQKSNWKKGLYYFYRSVEVNPEYGNPCNEIGILLLRMGRERESVFWLKKSLRCTLNDAPHISLFNLATLYKIWNRPERSLQYLHKAIVIKPDFEEAKRLREELNSAI, encoded by the coding sequence TTGGAAAACCTGACTCCTGAAGATAAACTCGAAGCCGCTAAATTTTTCTATAGAACCGGCGATCTGGACCGCTCCGAATTTTTACTGAAATCCTCTTTGGAAGATTCCGAAAGTCACGAAACCTACTTCTTTCTGGGGCTGATCGAAAATCAGAAAAGCAATTGGAAGAAGGGATTGTACTATTTCTACAGATCCGTCGAAGTGAATCCTGAATACGGAAATCCTTGTAACGAGATCGGTATCCTTCTACTTCGCATGGGAAGAGAAAGAGAATCCGTTTTCTGGCTTAAGAAATCCTTGCGTTGTACTTTGAATGACGCTCCTCATATTTCTCTTTTTAATCTGGCAACCCTGTACAAGATCTGGAACCGCCCGGAGCGTTCCCTTCAATATTTGCACAAGGCAATCGTGATCAAGCCGGACTTCGAAGAGGCAAAACGCCTAAGAGAAGAGCTGAACTCGGCGATCTAA
- a CDS encoding GNAT family N-acetyltransferase, whose protein sequence is MKQSSNIIIRPAKSEDAQAAVPLIYSSGPDAWSYVFQEGKLSPQDFLTRSFQGTKNTISYKNHFVAEKNGEIVGTIVVYTSDRFFFLNAGTAGNIFRIYGLRGIKVALRGLSMEGMIQPPKSGRLYLGHIAVPVHQRKQGIGEALMRHAVSAFPNYSKISLDVSQVNPGAIGLYNKLGFKIVESRKFAGPKGLVPDHHYMEADRSSF, encoded by the coding sequence GTGAAACAGAGTTCAAATATTATAATTCGACCTGCCAAGTCGGAAGATGCACAGGCCGCCGTTCCTCTGATCTATAGCTCCGGGCCGGATGCCTGGAGCTATGTGTTCCAGGAAGGAAAACTTTCTCCTCAGGACTTCTTGACCCGTTCTTTCCAAGGCACCAAGAATACGATCAGCTACAAGAATCATTTCGTAGCAGAGAAGAATGGAGAGATTGTAGGAACTATAGTCGTCTATACTTCGGATCGATTCTTTTTTTTGAACGCTGGAACTGCGGGGAATATATTCCGGATCTACGGTCTTCGCGGGATTAAGGTAGCACTCCGCGGATTGAGTATGGAAGGGATGATCCAACCTCCCAAATCGGGTCGTTTGTATCTGGGGCATATTGCGGTTCCTGTCCACCAGAGAAAACAGGGAATCGGAGAGGCTCTCATGAGACACGCTGTATCGGCTTTTCCGAATTATTCCAAGATCTCCTTGGATGTCTCTCAAGTGAATCCTGGAGCGATCGGTTTGTACAATAAGCTCGGATTCAAAATAGTCGAGTCCAGAAAATTCGCAGGACCAAAGGGCCTAGTGCCGGATCATCATTATATGGAAGCGGATCGTTCTTCCTTTTAA
- a CDS encoding alpha/beta hydrolase codes for MEFAPEMLEYATRIASLGLTGYAEGTVQERRDGYSAIGDLLGPGPEMKEVRDVLVRSVDGTILIKNYIPKTEIRSQILYFHGGGWVVGRIRDFDPFARKLADGTSSIVSLVDYRLAPEHPYPIPLEDSYAALEWAESFKNESFGKEFPLVVAGDSAGGNLAAATILRARDRKGPKIDLQVLIYPVTETICNTESYKEFEFGPGLTKKDMEWFISQYLPDPDSRRQWSASPLFSENWKDLPPAVVFTAGIDPLRSDGELYSKKLMDAGIPVVFKNFEGYTHGFFTKVNLLKSPEEGIRIISQQIEKLRFLPHNIHK; via the coding sequence ATGGAATTTGCTCCGGAGATGTTGGAGTATGCGACACGCATTGCTTCCTTGGGATTAACAGGCTACGCCGAAGGAACAGTCCAGGAAAGAAGAGACGGTTATTCCGCTATAGGAGATCTGCTCGGACCGGGGCCAGAAATGAAAGAGGTCCGAGACGTCTTAGTCCGCTCCGTAGACGGAACTATATTAATTAAAAATTATATTCCAAAAACCGAGATCCGATCCCAGATCCTATACTTTCACGGTGGAGGCTGGGTAGTCGGAAGGATCCGGGACTTCGATCCGTTTGCAAGAAAGTTAGCGGACGGCACTTCAAGTATAGTTTCTCTTGTGGATTATAGACTTGCGCCGGAGCATCCTTATCCCATTCCTCTTGAGGATTCATACGCAGCATTAGAATGGGCAGAATCCTTTAAGAACGAATCCTTCGGGAAAGAATTTCCTCTGGTCGTGGCGGGAGATAGTGCCGGTGGGAATTTAGCAGCGGCTACCATCCTGAGGGCAAGAGATAGGAAGGGGCCTAAGATAGATCTGCAAGTATTGATCTATCCGGTTACCGAAACGATCTGCAACACGGAATCGTACAAGGAATTCGAGTTCGGTCCCGGACTGACTAAAAAGGACATGGAATGGTTTATTTCCCAGTATCTCCCCGATCCGGATTCGAGAAGGCAATGGTCCGCTTCTCCCTTATTCTCCGAGAATTGGAAGGATCTCCCTCCCGCTGTAGTCTTTACCGCCGGGATTGATCCTCTTCGATCCGACGGGGAGCTATATTCCAAAAAATTGATGGATGCCGGTATTCCGGTAGTATTTAAGAATTTTGAGGGTTATACGCATGGTTTTTTTACCAAGGTCAACCTTCTCAAGTCACCGGAAGAAGGAATACGGATCATCTCTCAACAGATAGAGAAGTTAAGATTTCTTCCTCACAATATACATAAATAG
- a CDS encoding alcohol dehydrogenase, with amino-acid sequence MKSARLIEFGSPLELEEKRDPSPKGTEILLEVLACGVCHSDLHLRDGYYQMGKGEKLWVKDRGVRLPLTPGHEVVGRVLQVGPEAGKVPLGAVKLVYPWIGCGECEECEEGTPQLCSSPKSLGIYQDGGYSDRILVPHPKWLLDTHDLLPEYACSYACAGLTAYGALKKSLPLSAKDHLLIIGAGGLGMFAAQLLPLLTDAKVIFLDLDEGRLAKIREFGFQTVNSSEGETSEAVRKIVGPKGVSAAIDFVNNSVTSSLAFSLLKKNGKMISVGLFGGELKIPTPILSLRSLTVRGSYTGSPSELAELLQLVSEKKLAPIPVQVKSLKEADSILNDLASGKVLGRVVLTGK; translated from the coding sequence ATGAAAAGTGCAAGACTGATCGAATTCGGATCCCCTTTGGAGTTGGAAGAGAAAAGAGATCCTTCTCCGAAAGGAACCGAAATACTATTAGAGGTCCTGGCCTGCGGTGTCTGTCATTCGGATCTGCATTTGAGAGACGGATATTACCAAATGGGGAAGGGCGAGAAACTATGGGTAAAAGACAGGGGAGTCAGACTTCCTTTGACTCCAGGACACGAGGTAGTCGGCCGGGTCTTGCAAGTGGGACCTGAGGCGGGCAAAGTTCCTTTAGGCGCAGTCAAATTGGTTTATCCTTGGATCGGTTGCGGGGAATGTGAGGAATGCGAAGAAGGAACTCCTCAGCTTTGCTCTTCTCCCAAGTCTTTAGGGATTTACCAAGACGGGGGTTACTCGGATCGGATCCTCGTTCCTCATCCTAAATGGCTTTTAGATACTCACGACCTTCTTCCGGAATACGCTTGTTCGTATGCATGTGCAGGTCTGACTGCGTACGGTGCTTTGAAGAAAAGTCTTCCTTTGAGTGCAAAGGATCATCTTCTTATTATTGGAGCTGGAGGACTGGGAATGTTTGCTGCTCAGCTTCTTCCCTTGCTAACGGATGCAAAGGTGATCTTTCTGGATCTGGATGAGGGAAGGCTCGCTAAGATCCGGGAATTCGGTTTTCAAACGGTGAATTCTTCGGAAGGAGAAACTTCGGAAGCCGTTAGAAAGATCGTCGGTCCCAAAGGAGTGAGCGCCGCAATCGACTTTGTGAATAATTCGGTTACTTCTTCTTTAGCGTTCTCTCTTTTGAAGAAGAACGGTAAAATGATCTCAGTCGGACTTTTTGGAGGAGAGTTAAAGATACCGACTCCGATCCTTTCCTTGAGAAGTTTGACTGTGAGAGGGAGTTATACTGGTTCTCCTTCGGAATTGGCGGAACTTCTACAACTTGTCTCCGAAAAGAAATTAGCTCCTATCCCGGTCCAAGTCAAAAGCCTAAAAGAAGCCGATTCTATCTTGAATGATCTCGCTTCCGGAAAGGTTTTAGGAAGAGTTGTTTTGACAGGAAAATGA